GGATGATGGCCGCGGCGATCTCGCAGCCGTGACAGCAGAACGCGTCCTCGGAGCCTTCGACCGGCGTGCCGCAGTGGGGACAGCGAGCGACCGGGGAGGGCGCGGCCTCGATCGGAGCGGCCTCGACCGGCGCGGCCTCGACCGGCGCCGCCAGGGCCGACGTGCTGGCCCCCGCGAACCGCACCCGCGCTTCCGTGGGACGCATGGCCCGCGGCTCGAAGGGGCGGAGCCTACCGCGGCCCGTGGACGTACGAGGGCACCACCTCGTCCGCGCCGGTGACCGCGATATAGATGAACGTCGCGTTCACGAGCGCCACGATCAGCAGCCCTACCGCGATGGCGGCCGGCCACAGGTGCTCGCGTCGGAGCTCGATGACGCGCCGCTCGGGCGTGTGCGGATCAGCGTGCTGCGCCGCCATGGATGGCTCCTCCGGTCAGGAAGGTCGTCGGCAGGACCACCTCGTCGCGGTCGCTGCTCACCCGGACCCGGAGCGGCAGGCTGCGCGCGGTGGCGGCGTTCGCGGGGATACGGACCACCAGCGGGAGCGTGCGGCTCTCGCTCGCACCCAGCTCGAGCGGGGGCGCCAGCATCTCGGCACCGTCCACGCCCTCCAGGGCAACCTGATACTGCACGGCGCCCGGCCTCGGATCCTTGTTGGTCACCTCCAGGAGGAAGGTGTTCCGCACGAACCCGTCGGGATCGACCGCGAAGAGCGAGCCGGGTGCCCGATTCACCGCGGCCTCGAAGGGCACGCGGCGGACCATCAGCGTTCCCCCGGCCACGACCAGCGCCGCCAGCAGCCCGGCGTACACGAACGTGCGAGGCCGCCAGCGCCGTACGATCCGTCCCTGCGATTCGGCGACGGAGCCGTAGGCCACCAGCGTCTCGTGGCCCAAGGGCTCCATGACGGTGGTGCAGGCGTCGATGCAGCGGGCGCACTGGATGCACTCGAGCTGGAAGCCGTTGCGGATGTCGATCCCCTGCGGGCAGACCACCACGCACTTGTTGCAGTCGATACAGCGGCCTTCCGTCGCGGCCAGCTTCCCCTTCTCCCGCGGCTCGCCGCGACCCTCGTCGTACGTGACGATCAGGCTCTCTTCGTCCGCCAGGGCGCTCTGGAAGCGCGCGTAGGGACAGAGGTAGCTGCAGAACTGCTCACGGAACCAGGTGAAATCCCAGAACCAGGCGACGGTCACCACCCCCACGAACGCGTAGGCAACCGGACCGGCCCGCCCGGTCCACAGCTCCCGCGCGCCGGCGAAGAGGCTGACCAGCGCCATGGCGATCAGGAAGGAGACCGCCGCGAACAGCGTCCACTTCAGGAGCTTGCGCCAGGCCAGGTCGAAGCTGAGGCCCTGGGCGTCGCGGCGCTTGCGCGTGGTCCGGTCGCCTTCGATCCACAGCTCGATGGGGCGGATCCACGTCTCCAGGAAGACCGTCTGGGGACAGGCGTATCCACACCAGATCCGCCCGAAGATGGCGGTGAAGAAGAACAGCGAGAACGCGAGGAACAGCAGGAGCAGGAGGAGGAAGATCGTGTCGTAGGGCGTGAAGATCTGCCCGAACAGGAAGACCCTCCGCGCCGGGATGTCGATCCGCAGGAGCGGGTAGCCACTCACGGTGATCCACGGGGCCACGAACAACAGCAGGTGGAGGCCCGCGAAGGTCCACCGACGCAAGGTCATGAAGCGACCCTGGATGGACTGGGGATAGACCCACTCGCGTGTATGGCTGAAGCCCAGCATGGCAGTCGGACCCTAGTTCTCGCTCGTGGGAGCGGACTCCTGGGTCACCTCGGGGTTGAGGGAGATGACGTAGGCAGCCACCTGGTTGACCTTCTCCGGCCCCAGCAGGCTGCCCCAGTTGGGCATGCCCTTGTCGAGCACGCCGTTGGCGATGACGTGCAGGATGGAATCGACCTGTGCGCCGTGGATCCATTCCTCGTCCACGAGGTTCGGTCCGATCCCGCCCTCCAGCGCCATCCCGTGGCAGACGAAGCAGTTGGTCTGGAAGACCTGCTCGCCCGCCGCGATCGCGTCCGGCGTCATCGCGAACGTCGCGATCCCCTGGGCCTGCGCCGGCCAGCGCGCTTCGGCCGCGGCCATCTCGGCCGCCAGCTTCTTCTCGGCCGAGCGCTCGGCGATGAAGTGGTAGTGGATCCCGTAGGCCGCCGCCCAGACGATGGTGAACCAGAACAGGCCCAGCCACCAATCCGGGAGGGGGTTGTCGTACTCGTCGATGCCGTCCGCCTCGTCCGTATGGCCGAGCAGGCGGTTGGTGTCCTTGGCCACTACTCTCCTCCCTCTTCGAAGGGGATGCGTCCGTACTGTTCCATCAGGCCCCGCCGGGAGGGCGCGTACGCCCACCACGTCCAGGCCAGGAAGACCGCGAAGAAGACGACCGTCATCACGCCCATCAGCCAGCCCAGCTCGATGGAGCGAGCCGCTTCGTGGATCAGCGGGTTCATTGCGCGTCTCCCGCCTGCTCACTGAGCATCCGCCGTCCGTCCACGCCGAGGCGTTGCAGGTACGCGATCAGGGCCACGATCTCGCTGTCCCATGTGGTCTGGGAGCCGGTGGCGGACAGGCGATCCACGACGCCCTGCCCCTGCGCCTGCAGGCTGCCGGAGACGTTGGCGACGTCGGCGTCGGTGTACGGCGTCCCCACGCGCCGGAGCGCGCGCACCGAGGCGGCGACGTCCTCCGGGTCGATGGACCGTTCGTAGAGCCAGGGATACGGTGGCATCACGCTCCCCGGAGACGTGCTGCGCGGGTCGCGCATGTGCTCGAAGTGCCAGGCGTCGGGATACTTCCCGCCGACCCGGTGCAGGTCGGGTCCCATCCGGCGCGATCCGAGCAGGAAGGGTCGGTCGTAGGTGTACTCCACGGCCCGGCTCCATTCGCCGTAGCGGAGCACCTCGGCGCGCATGGGGCGCACCCACTGCGAATGGCAGAGGTAGCAGCCCTCGCGGACGTAGATGTCACGCCCGGCCACTTCCAGGGGCGTGTAGGGCGTGACGCCCTCCGGGGCCTCGGGTCCGTGCGCCGTGAACATGGGCACGATCTCGACGAGCCCGCCGATGGAGATGACCACCGCGGTGACCACCGCAAAGACCGCGCTCCTCCCTTCGAAGATGCGCCGGTGGATCTGTCCGTACGCCTTCTCGGAGTCGCCGTGCGACTGCGTGTGCTTGTCGGCCATGTCGATCTCCTCAGGCCGCCGCCGCGGTCAGACGCGCGCCCTCGGGCGCCGGCCTCCGCACGGTCAGGATGAAGTTGATGCCCATCATGATCGCGCCGATCAGGAACAGCGTCCCGCCGCCGAGGCGCATCCAGTAGAAGGGCTCGAGCCGGTTGACGATGTCCACGAAGATCGGGTGCGCGAGCTGCCCGGTCTCGTTGATGGCACGCCACTGCAGGCCTTCCATCAGACCCGCCGCCCACATGGCCACCGTGTAGAGGACGATCCCGATGGTGGCGAGCCAGAAGTGCTTCGTGGCCCACTCGGGCTTCGCGAGCGGACGGTTGTACAGCCGCGGCACCAGCCAGTAGAGCGTGCCGAAGGTGATCATGCCCACCCACCCGAGCGCGCCCGAGTGCACGTGGCCAACCACCCAGTTGGTGAAGTGCGAGAGGCCGTTCACGGCCCGGATGGACATCATCGGGCCTTCGAAGGTGCTCATGCCGTAGAAGCTCACGGCCACGACCATGAACTTGATGACCGGATCCGACCGCAGCTTGTGCCAGGCGCCACGGAGCGTCAGCAGCCCGTTGAGCATGCCCCCCCAGGAGGGCGCCAGCAGCATGATGCTGAAGACCATGCCGAGCGTCTGCGACCATTCGGGCAGCGACGAGTACAGCAGGTGGTGCGGACCCGCCCAGATGTACAGGAAGACCAGCCCCCAGAAGTGGATGATGGAGAGCCGGTAGCTGTAGACGGGACGCTCCGCGGCCTTGGGCAGGAAGTAGTACATCAGGCCCAGGAACGGCGTGGTCAGGAAGAAGCCCACGGCGTTGTGCCCGTACCACCACTGCACCAGGGCGTCCGTCATCCCGGAGTAGATCGGGTACGACCGGAACAGCGTGGCGGGAACGGCCAGGCTGTTCACGATGTGCAGCACCGCGATGGTGATGACGAAGGACATGTAGAACCAGATCGCCACGTACAGGTGCTGGACCTTACGGATGGCGATGGTCCCGAAGAAGTTCACCGCGAAGGCCACCCAGACGAGCGTCACGGCCACGTCGATGGGCCAGATCAGCTCGGCATATTCCTTCGACTGGGTCATCCCCAGCGGGAAGGTGATGGCCGCCGAGACGATGATGGCCTGCCACCCCCAGAAGTGGACCCGCGACAGCAGGTCGCTCCACATGCGCGTCTTGAGGAGGCGCTGCATCGAGTAGTAGATGCCCGTGAAGCAGATGTTGCCCCCGAACGCGAAGATCACCGCGTTCGTGTGCAGGGGCCGCAGCCGTCCGAAGGAGGTCCAGGGCAGGCCCAGGTTGGCCGGCCACCAGGCGATCTGGAGGGCGATGATGACGCCCACCAGCATGCCCACCACCCCCCAGAGCACGGTGGCCCAGAGGAACATCTTGACGATGTCGTCGTCATAGGACGCCGGTCCGCCCGGAGCGACGGCGTGCGCCGCGCGCGGATCCGATGTCGTGGGGTTGTGTCCCGACATACCATTCCCTGTGTCGCGAGTGCGGGTCGGATACCGGCGCCCCCTTGGGCAGAGCCCATGCCACTGCGCAAGTCATTGGTATAGAACGACATGGAAAAAGAGGACGTCGCGGGAGGGCTTCCGGCTGTGGGATATCGCACAGGCGGGGCGGGCACCCCCGCACAGGCCGAGTTCGAGGAGCTCAAGGAGATGGTGGCCTTCGGGCCGGAGCATGCGACCGTGCTCGCCGAGGCCCTCGAGGACCTGCGGCCCCACCTGCGTGAGGTGGCCGAGGCCTTCTACGCCACCATCCTGGAGGCGCCGCACGCCCGTTCGGTGCTCAAATCCCCAGCTCAGGTCGAACGGCTGAAGGGCACCCTGGTGCGCTGGATCGAGGACGTGCTGGCGGGCCCCCACGACGCCGACTTCCACGGGCGCCAGCGCCGCATCGGCCAGGTGCACGTCATCCACGGGGTCCCGCCCCGCTACGTCTTCGCCACCATGTCGACGCTGCGCGAGGAGCTGCGCAGCCGCCTGGAGGCGGTGCGGGGCTCCGAGCGCGCCCTGGCCTTCGCATCGGCCTTCGACCGGCTGACGTGCGTGGGGCTCGCCACGGTGATGGACACGTACATCGAGACGCGCGAGGAGCGGGAGCTGGACACCCTGCAGGGGCTGCTGGTCTCCAACCTCCCGGCCACGGTGCTCCTGATCGACGCCGAAGGCCTCGTGACGTCGGCCGCCGCGTCCGACACGGGGCTCTTCGAGGGGGAGACGTCGGTGCGCCGTCCCTACCTGGACGTGCTTCCCCGCACCCTGGTGCACGCCGCGCGGCTGGAGGCGCGCGTGGAGCGCGCCCTCGCCACCGGCCACGAGGTGACCCTGCCCCGGGTCGACGTGGAGGAGGATGGACGCGTGCGCAGCTTCCGCATCTCGGTCGTGCCCCTCGACCACCCGCGCGCCCGGGCCCTGGTGCACCTGGCGGACCTCACGGATGTCATCCAGGCGGAGTCCCGCGTGCGGCAGTCGGAGACCCTCGCCCAGCTGGGCGCGTTCTCGGCGGCCGTGGCGCACGAGCTGCGCAACCCGCTGGCCGGGATCTCGGGCGCGCTGCAGGTCATCTCCCGCTCCCTGGACGAGGACGACCGGCGCCGTTCCGTGATGGAGAAGGTGGACGGTCAGCTGCGGCGCCTGGACCGGATGGTCGGCGAGCTGCTGGACCTGGCCCGGCCCACCGAGCCGCGCCTCGCCCAGGTGGAGCTGGGCGATCCGGTCCGTGGCGCGGTGGAGCTCGTGCAGCGGGAGTTCCCCGCCGCCCGCATCGAGGTCGAGGGGGCGGGCGAGGCGCTGGCCGACCCCGATCTCCTGGGTCAGATCCTGCTCAACCTGCTCCAGAACGCCGCCCAGGCGCAGGACGGGGCGGGCCGCGTCCTCGTCCAGATCGACCCCGCCCAGGTCCGCGTGAGCGACGACGGGCCCGGCGTCCCGCCGGCGAACCGACGGCGTATCTTCGATCCCTTCTTCACCAC
Above is a genomic segment from Gemmatimonadota bacterium containing:
- the ccoG gene encoding cytochrome c oxidase accessory protein CcoG, encoding MLGFSHTREWVYPQSIQGRFMTLRRWTFAGLHLLLFVAPWITVSGYPLLRIDIPARRVFLFGQIFTPYDTIFLLLLLLFLAFSLFFFTAIFGRIWCGYACPQTVFLETWIRPIELWIEGDRTTRKRRDAQGLSFDLAWRKLLKWTLFAAVSFLIAMALVSLFAGARELWTGRAGPVAYAFVGVVTVAWFWDFTWFREQFCSYLCPYARFQSALADEESLIVTYDEGRGEPREKGKLAATEGRCIDCNKCVVVCPQGIDIRNGFQLECIQCARCIDACTTVMEPLGHETLVAYGSVAESQGRIVRRWRPRTFVYAGLLAALVVAGGTLMVRRVPFEAAVNRAPGSLFAVDPDGFVRNTFLLEVTNKDPRPGAVQYQVALEGVDGAEMLAPPLELGASESRTLPLVVRIPANAATARSLPLRVRVSSDRDEVVLPTTFLTGGAIHGGAAR
- a CDS encoding c-type cytochrome, coding for MAKDTNRLLGHTDEADGIDEYDNPLPDWWLGLFWFTIVWAAAYGIHYHFIAERSAEKKLAAEMAAAEARWPAQAQGIATFAMTPDAIAAGEQVFQTNCFVCHGMALEGGIGPNLVDEEWIHGAQVDSILHVIANGVLDKGMPNWGSLLGPEKVNQVAAYVISLNPEVTQESAPTSEN
- a CDS encoding cbb3-type cytochrome c oxidase subunit 3; the protein is MNPLIHEAARSIELGWLMGVMTVVFFAVFLAWTWWAYAPSRRGLMEQYGRIPFEEGGE
- the ccoO gene encoding cytochrome-c oxidase, cbb3-type subunit II — its product is MADKHTQSHGDSEKAYGQIHRRIFEGRSAVFAVVTAVVISIGGLVEIVPMFTAHGPEAPEGVTPYTPLEVAGRDIYVREGCYLCHSQWVRPMRAEVLRYGEWSRAVEYTYDRPFLLGSRRMGPDLHRVGGKYPDAWHFEHMRDPRSTSPGSVMPPYPWLYERSIDPEDVAASVRALRRVGTPYTDADVANVSGSLQAQGQGVVDRLSATGSQTTWDSEIVALIAYLQRLGVDGRRMLSEQAGDAQ
- a CDS encoding protoglobin domain-containing protein, with the protein product MGYRTGGAGTPAQAEFEELKEMVAFGPEHATVLAEALEDLRPHLREVAEAFYATILEAPHARSVLKSPAQVERLKGTLVRWIEDVLAGPHDADFHGRQRRIGQVHVIHGVPPRYVFATMSTLREELRSRLEAVRGSERALAFASAFDRLTCVGLATVMDTYIETREERELDTLQGLLVSNLPATVLLIDAEGLVTSAAASDTGLFEGETSVRRPYLDVLPRTLVHAARLEARVERALATGHEVTLPRVDVEEDGRVRSFRISVVPLDHPRARALVHLADLTDVIQAESRVRQSETLAQLGAFSAAVAHELRNPLAGISGALQVISRSLDEDDRRRSVMEKVDGQLRRLDRMVGELLDLARPTEPRLAQVELGDPVRGAVELVQREFPAARIEVEGAGEALADPDLLGQILLNLLQNAAQAQDGAGRVLVQIDPAQVRVSDDGPGVPPANRRRIFDPFFTTRVRGTGLGLAICRRAALSMGADLHLTDGPLAGASFVLRWPT